Within the Natranaeroarchaeum sulfidigenes genome, the region GTGTTGATAATACTTTGCGGTCTGCACGCTGACTGGTTAGTCAGCCGACACCCAGACCGCCTACAGCTGGATGAGCATCGCCGCGAGACCAAGCGCGGCGAGGCTACAGACGAGATTCCCGACGACGTGGAGTGCGGCCGTCCAGCGTCGGCCCTGTTCCCAGAGGTCGACCGCAGCAAACGAAAACGAGGAAAAGGTTGTAAACGACCCGCACGCGCCAACACCGACGAACAGCATGGCACCTTCACCCGCGCCGCCGAACGCGACCAGTCCGAGGACGAAACTGCCGACGACGTTTACGACCAGCGTTGCCCACGGGAACCGATCTGCTGGGAGGGCCTCACTGACCGCGTAGCGGAGGACTGCACCGATCGCTCCGCCGGTGCCAAGCAGGTATGCCGCCTCCATCTACGCCACCTCCACCCGCGGCACGATTGCTCTGGTCACGAAGACACGGCCGAGCAGGACCGCCGCGAAGCCGCTTGCATAACTGGCGAGAACATACGCGAGTCCGACGACTGGATCGACAGAAATCACGTCGAATACGAACGTACTGAACGTCGTAAACGAGGAGAGAAAGCCGGTCCCGAACACGAACTTCGACCTGTCCGAGAGCGCGCCGATGGTTGACGCCTCATAAAGGATCACGGCGAGTGCGAAGCTTCCGAGCACGTTGACGAGGAAGGTCGCACCAAGCGTTGATGGAACGATTAGCTCGATGAAATACCGCAGGTTCGACCCGGCAAACCCGCCGACGGCGATCAACAGAAGCGTTTCGACTCTGACGAGGGGGTGCGTGCCTGACATAGCTGTGGTGGATGTAGACAGGAGTCATCAGCCGGCGGGTGCCAGCGGTTGGGTCAGGCGGACTCCATCGCCCAGTACGGAAAGAACGGGGAGAGAACGGCTAATAAATCTGTTTGTCTTACTCCGCCGGAACGACAACGACGTCCTCGACAAGGACGTCAGCGTCGGCCGCGTCGACGTCTTCGCCGGAAAGCAGGTTCTCGGAGCCGACGGGTTCGTCCACCGAGACCGCCTCGGTGTCAGGACCGAAGTTCAGCACGACGACGACGCGTTCTCCGTCCTGTTCGCGCGCGTAGGCGACAACGCCCTCGTGAGAGGCCTCACTCTCGACTTCTTCGTAGGCCGCATCGTAGCTAAGCGGTGCGAGTTCGTCGCGGGCGGTCACCAGATCGTGGTAGTGCTCTCGAAGGTCTTCGTCGGCCTCGTGCCAGTCGACCTTCTCGCGGCGAGTCTCCTCGCCGATCTCCTGTCCGGCGTACAGCAGTGGGATACCGGGCAGCGTAAAGAGCGCGCCGGCGGCGGCTTTGGCCTGGGTCTTGCCACACTCTTCGGCGTAGCGGCTCTCGTCGTGGTTCTCCATGTAGAGCAAGAACGCGGCGTGGTCCGGGAAGCCAGTGCGCGCGCGGTTCTCGATGGCGTCGGTGATCGAGGAGGCGTCCATCGCGCCGTTGCCGACCTGCCGGAGGTTGTGATACAGCGTCGTATCGAAGTGGACGTCGAAACACAGCTCGTGGAAGTCCGCGATATACGGAATCGTCTCGTCGAGCAGGAGGAACTCCGAGTCCTCGGCTTTCACGCGGTCCCGGAGCTCCTGCCAGAAGCTCGTCGGGACGGCCCACGCCATGTCACAGCGGAAGCCATCAACCAGCGGTGCCCACTCGTCGACGGCATCGAGCAGGTGACGACGAACTTCCAGATTCTCGAAGTTGAAGTTCGCGATGTACGGCCAGTCGAAGTAGGTGCCCGGCTTGTCGTTGTCCGGGTCCTCCCACTCGTACCAGTCCCGGTACTCCGGATCGCCGATCTCGGCGCGCTTGAAGAACTCGTGCTCGCGGGCGGAGTGGTTCATCACGAGGTCAAAGAGGACCCTGATATCGTGCTCGTGACAGTCCTCGATGAACGACTCGAACTCCTCGCGGCTACCCAGGTCGTCGGCAATCGAGAAGAAGTCGACGATGTTGTAGCCGTGGTCGAAGTCGTCGTTCTGGAGCACCGGCGTCAGCCAGATACAGTCGACGCCGAAGTCGGCGAGTTCGCCGAGCCGATCCGAGAGTGCCTGAAACGTGGGTTCGTCGCCATCCGAGAAGGTACGGACGTAAATCTCGTACAGGGTGACGTCCTTGCCCCACGCCGGCGGTTCGTTGAGCCGCTCGACTGTGAGTTCGTTACCAGTCGTATCGACGGCGACCGCATCCGCAACGCTGTACGCACCGGGAGAGACGGCGACCGCGTGGAACCGGCTGTACTCGCCGATCGCTTCGACGGGAACGCGGGCGGTATGTCCCTCGACCGTGATATCGATGTCCCTCGCCGGGTCGCGGTTGTCAGCAAAGAACTCGACGTCGAGATCATCAACTGAGAGGTCGCTACCGACCGGCGGCGTCGCCTCGGCGGTGAGGACGACGTAGTCGCCATCGACGTGACCATCGAGGCGAATGCGTGGTCTGTCACCGACTCCTTCAACGCCGGTTGCAGTACCGCTTCCGCTGGCGAAGCCCGATCCGGACTGGAGACCGGAACGGAGACCGGAGCCGGACTGGAACCCGGAGCCCGATCGCGGGCCGGAGCCCGCCGGGTCGAGCAGCGGCGGACTGTACTCGGCCGGGAACGCACGAACCGTCAGTCGGTGCTCGCCATCGGGGGCGTCCAGTCCGATCGTGTACGTGCCGGGCTGGTCGGGGACGAAGGTTTCCACAGGATCGGAACCGACCGTGGCGTTGCTCTCTGCGGGCGCGTCAACGACTGACCAGCGATACGTTGCGGAGGGATCGGGATCCCTCGGTGCGAGATCGATCTCGGAGCCGACTGCCTCGAAGCGAGGCGGACCAGGATGATGCATAATCACTTCGTTCTTTGCTCTACCCCACCTTTTATTTCCCGGTTCCCGTTTTCGTATGCACCGCGGGAGCTATACGCATATCTGTCGAGATACGGTAGAAATATACCAGACACTAGACTTCTATTTGTCACCTGATGAAGTAGTATACCATTGAACAGGTCAATATATATCTCAGTAACGAACGGGCAACGATCGAATGGTTTCTCAGCGTTTGTGATGTTTTATACACTTCGGCACCCATACGAAATACGATGCAAACAGTCCTCGTGGAATCCTTCGGCGGCGCGGAGACGATGACGGTAACAGAACAGGAGCGACCGGAGCCCGGTCCCGAACAGGTACGGATCGAGGTCGAGGCTGCCGGGATCAACTTCGCCGATATCATGCAGCGTCGCGGAAAGTATCCCGGCGGTCCTGAACCCCCATACGTGCCGGGGATGGAAGCCGCCGGACGGATCGACGCGACCGGGGAGCGTGTCAATCTGGACGAGGGTGATCGGGTCGTCGCGACCGTCCCCGGCGGAGCGTACGCGGAGTACGCGCTGGCCGATCCACAGGCGATCTTTCCGATTCCCGGGGAGATGAGTTTCGACGAGGCCGCGGGCTTTCCCGTTCAGTTCCTCACTGCGCACGGCTGTCTGTTCGGATGGGGGGGCCTCGAAGCGGGCGAGCGTGTCCTGATTCAGGCCGCTGCGGGCGGTGTTGGAACCGCAGCGGTCCAGCTAGCCTCACAGGCTGGTGCCGAGGTGTTCGGCACCGCGAGCACGGCCGAAAAGCTCGATCTCGCGAGCGAACTGGGCTGTGATCACCCGATCAACTACACCGAGACCGACTTCGTCGAGGAAATCGGTTCGCTTACCGATGGCAAGGGCGTCGACCTCGTACTTGACGGTGTGGGGGGCGAGACCTTCCACGAGAGCCTCGACGCGCTCACGCCGTTCGGGCGAGTCGTCACGTACGGCGCGGCGAGCGGCGACACCGCAACGGTCGATACCGGTCGCCTGCTGTTCGAGAACAAGACCGTAATCGGGTACCATCTGGGCCGGGCGCGCTCGGCAGATCCCGGACGCGTCCTCGAAGCCGTCCCGGAGCTCACCGAGGGTCTCACGAGCGGCGATCTGGAAGTGATCGTTGGCGAATCGTTCCCCCTCGACGAGGCGTCCGCCGCTCACGAGTACATCGAAAATCGTCAGTCTTCGGGTAAAGTCGTTCTCAACCCACGCTAGAGCGGCAGATCGGTCGTGTCGATACGGCCGCGACGACCATCGAGAACGGCGAACCGCTCATCGCGCCGGGTTTCGAGCCAGTACAACAGTCGTTCTGCCCAGGCCAGCTTCTGGCGTTTCACCGGGTCGACGTCCTCGTCATCGAGATCCCATCCGGGAAACTGTAGTTCGTCAGCACCGAACTCATCGGCGAGGAACGCAGCACGGTCGCCGTCAGTGAACCCGCCGAAGTTGTAGACCGACTCAGTGGGAGCGGCCTGTGTCGTCGCGAGCACCTGCCCTTGCTCGAACTCGGGGAGGTATTCACCAAGCGCGGGGATGTTATCGCCGTGGGCGTGAACCGCCACTGGAACGCCCGCGTGTGACAGATCGATTGCCGTCTCGACGTTTTTGTCGAGATCGGTGACCATCAGATCGATGTCGATTCCCGCCTCCAGAAGGAAATCCGCGGCGACGGATGCGGCGACAACGAAGTCGGCCCTATCGGCAGTGGCTGTCTCGTGTTCCATCGAGGGGCCACCCCCTGCGATGGCGACCGTCGCTCCCGACAGTTCGGCAAACCGATCGAACGAGATTGGTGTCGCGAACTCCGCGAGGACGTCCCGTGCCCGCTCGTCGGCCGAGCGATCGAATCCGAACTCCCGGAGGATCGCCTCGTACACGGGCTCCCACTCCGCTAGCTCCATACGGGCACCTCCGAGACTGTATCACTGACAGGCGGGACTGTATGAAGACTGGCTATCCAGCGCCGTCGCTGGGTGATATGAGTCCACAGCAAGCCGCTGATGTGGGCCGGAATGGCACCTCTAAGTACCCCTACCCGAGGGCCCTTCCGGCTTCCAATCCCCTCTTTCTGGTCCTTTGGCATAAGCTTTCTCTTACTCAAGTATAGCCTGTAGTACTCCTGTAACGTCATCTATACTCGTTTTACGTTCTATTGGGGGAGGAGAACCAGTATTTTCGGAGAGTGTTTCGACGAGTGATTCCAGCGCGCGGTCCGACCCGACGAGTAGACTACTACTGTCTCCGCGAACAAACCGTACACCGGTTTGCTCTGTTGCCGTGGCGACACGATTTATCATCTCCGTCCCGAGCCCGCTCACCTCGATCGTTCGGGTGGTGAGTGTGGCTGGATCGGCCTCGGTCGCTCCGATACGATCGAGATGTCGACCGATGTCGCCCGACGTTCTGACGTCCAGCTGTTCGACGCGCACTCCGTCGCTCGACTGCTGGGCGGTTGTCCGCCCGAACTCGTGGCCGATCAGGGCCGCGTCAACCGTCTCGCGAACGTCGTGGGTGCGGATGACGTGCGCTCCACGTTCGACGGCCAAGGACGTCGCAGCGAGGCTCACGGGGAGCCGTTCGTCGGTGTCGCGTCCGGCCACATCGCCCAGGAAGTTCTTCCGGTTGATCGAGACTAACAGTGGCTGGCCGAAGCCGCGGAACTCCCGGAGCCGCCGGAACGTCTCCTGATCGTCCTCGATCGTCTTGGCCTCGCTCCAGCCGCCGAAGGCGGGATCAACGATCGTCTTGTCGGTCAGCCCGTTCTGTTTGAGAGCCTCGTACAGGCGATCGACGTAGTCGGCCTCGGCGGCCCACTCGGGCGAGCGACGTGTTTCCCAGTCGATGTCCGCGATCGCACCGGGACGATCCAGATCGGCCGGGCTTGCCATCTTCGCCACGGCGACATCGTACTCCCGGCAGATTTCGGGCATTTTCGGGTCGGCGAAGCCACAGATGTCGTTGACCATGTCGAAGCCCCGGTCCAGGGCGGCTTCGGCAACGCTCGCGTACCGGGTCTCGATCGAGAAGACGGCGTCCCCGCTAACGCTCTCGATGGTCTCGATGGCCGTATCCAGCCGTTTGAGTTCCTCCTCGGCCGACAGGACCTCGAAACGCTTGTTGGCCGATTCGAGCCCGACGTCGACGATATCCGCACCTTCGTCGATGAGTTCTTCGTCAACGTAGGCCGCCGCTTCACCCGGGTCGTCGTAGACGCTCGGGTCGTAGGGCGACTCCTCGCTGACGTTGAGCACGCCCATAATACGTGGAGGATGGTCGTCGCCGATACCGAGCCCCGCCGCGTCGACGTTTTGCATGTACGGGGAGTAGGAGTGAAGCATTATAGGGGGACCGGTCCACCTGATGGCTTCCCGGTAGTTCTCACCGGGGACAGGTTCGGGGACCGACCGACCCGCAGACGCGCTCTTTTTACTCCCGCGGTGGCTACCCCGGAGTATGAGCAAGGTAAGCATCGGTCTCCGCGGCTGGCGCTTCGACGAGGAGGCCGTCTTCACCGACGAAGGCGAGTTCCGGCCCCTCGAAGAGATGCCGCTGGACGCGAAAAAGCGACTCGTGCGGCTGCAGGATATCGTCGACGCGCCGTGTGACGCCTGCTGGCTCGAACACGGCGAGAGCAGTCCAGAGGAGTACAATCCGAGCGAGGTCGTCTACGGCGAACCGCTCTCGGAAGTGTTGCTCTGTGGCGACCACGAGAACGACCTCGTCTACTGGTTCCACGAGGCAGGTGGGAGCCAGTACGCCGAAACCGACGAGTTCGACGACGCCTTCCACGAGTGGTTCCTCGACGGCGGGCGCGCACCTGAGGGGTACGACGGCGTCGAACACGTCGCGACCGAACCGGACGAGCTTCCCGATCCGCCAGCGGTCGAGGACGACCAGCGTAAAGACGAGTGGGACGTTACCGAGAAGACCGACCTGCGGGACCTGAACCAGGAGTACCCTGGCGCGAATGAGTGAGGCACCCGCTGTTGCAGTCGTCGACGCACAGACGCCCGGCAACGTCGGCACCATCGCCCGCGCGATGAAGAACTTCGGGTTCTCGGAGCTGTTGCTCGTTGATCCCCCCGAACTCGACCGGGACGGCGAGGCCTACGGCTACGCCGGACAGGCTCGCGAGGACGTCCTGCCGAACGCCACCGAGATCGCGTTCGACGACCTCGTGTCCGGGTATCACACGGTTGGCCTGACCGCCACGACGAACCAGAACGCGACCAGCCACGTCCGATATCCGTTCTCCACGCCCGCGGAGCTGGCCGAGGAGCTCGAAACTGTGAACGCCCCCACCTGCCTCGTCTTCGGGCGCGAGGACAACGGTATGACGAACGAGGAACTCGCGCGGCTCGACGAGATCTGTGCCATTCCGGCGAGCAAGGAGTACCCGGTGCTCAACCTCGGACAGGCGGCGACGATCACGCTCTACGAGTTCCGGAATCTGGCGATATCCGATACCCAGCTACCGGATGTCGAGCGAGACCGTGCCAGCGAGGCCGAGATCGAACGTCTCTACGACCAGTTCGAGGACCTGCTCGCAGGGATCGGCCATCCAGAAGAAAAACGCGCGAAGTCCGGACGCATGTTCCGGCGGCTGATCGGACGTGCCCACCCGACCGACCGGGAGGCAGTAACGCTGCTTGGCATCGTCCGTCGGGCAACGGAATCCATCAATCGGAAAACGGAGTCGGTCAGTCAGGACCGCGATTGAGCGGCGACGATCTCCTTCCGGTCGAGCTTCTCCTTGTCCAGCCAGAGCCAGTCCTCTCGTGGGCGCTTTTCTCCCTCGTTTGTACGAGCCTCGTCGCTGTCGAGCTGATCGCCGATGATCTCGCTTGCAGTCAGAACCTCTGGACCCCGTTCATCGTCGATGATCTCTTTGGGAGTCAGTTGGTCTGGTCCACTCATATGAGATCGTACCACAGCACCGGTCCTTAGTATGACCTCCATACGACTGGAGTAAGGAGCGTTTACCACCATACATCGCTGGTATTGTCGCAACCAGAGGACAGCCGAAAGCGCCGGAGAGCTAGTCGGCGTCCTGTTCGACCGTCCGACCGCCGTCAGTGCGAGCGGTCGTGAGGTCGGCTGCGGTCGACCGGCCGAGGATACCAGTCGCGGCGAGCAACGAGCGGATCGACTCCCGTTTGATCAGGGCGAATCCGCTGGCGATCGTGACAAGCCCGAGAACCGTCAGAGCGTCGACGACCGTGCCCAGCAGGAGCCAGCTGATGCCGATCGCGACGACAGGCTCGGCGTACCCGACGAGGTTGACCTGGATCGCACCGCTCCGGTCGAGCAACTCGAAGTACAACAGGAAGGCAAGCACGCCGGAGATGATTGTCAGGTAGCCATAGGAGAGTACGGCAGTCGTCGTCACCTTGATCGCACCGAGTGACTCGCCGCTTGCGAACGCCCAGCCAAACAGGACGCCCGCACCGAGCAGCATCGACCACGCCTGCAGGGTTTCGATCGGCAACCCGGCGTCGATGGGACGGATAAGCACGCTCCCGAGCGCAAACGCGGCCGCAGACGCGAACACGAGTGCAACACCGATCGTCACGTCGGAGCCGAGGGCGGTACGCGAGGGCTGGACGACAAGTCCGACGCCGATCAGACCGAGGACGAACCCGGCGATACTGACCGCACTGAGACGCTCGTTCGGCAGAATCGCGCCCGCAAAGGCGACGGTGAGGATCGGCGCGGTACTGACGACTGTTGCCGCGACTGCCCCCGAGACGTACAGCTCACCGATGTACAGCAGGCCGTGGTACAGCGCAATGACGAACACGCCCGCCACGACTACGGCGAGCCACTCGCTCCGACCGGTTGGTCTGGACCGATCGGTGACGACCGCGGCGTAGCCCAGCACGATCAGACCCGCCACACCGTATCGAAGCGCCGCGAACAGTAACGGGGGGACGTACTCCAGCCCGATCTCGATCGCGACGAACGAACCGCCCCAGGAGAGAGCGAGCAACGAAAACAACACCAGATTACGGAATCCAGATGGGATAGATCCGATCGTTCTCATATCGAATTCGGAATTCCTGGGTTAACTTATAGTCTACTACAAGAAGACGTGTTGTATTGGATGATGGTTTACACAAATGGATTATATTCAACGACCCTGTGATATCTACCAATCAAGTTAGAGATATCTCCAATTACATACGCCAAAGAACATTTGTATCGATCGGCATAATGAGCAGTATGGACGAGCGCGACGTTCGACTGTTGAAGGCGATAGCGGAGCTCGGAACGGGGAGCCCCGAACGACTCCACGAGGAGACCGGGATCCCCGTCTCGACGATCCACTACCGGCTCTCGAATCTCCGGGAGGAAGGAGTCATCGAAAACGACCGCTACGAGATCGATCTCGACGAACTCGGACTCGGCGTCACCGTGCTCGTGGAGATCCACGCCGACTACGAGGGGTCCTACGAGGAGTTCTCCGACCGGTTGCTGACCGTCGAAGGCGTCACAAACGTCTACTTCACCATGGGCGAGACCGATTTTATTGTGGTCGCTCGGCTGAGCAGTAGCGAGACGGTCGAACGGCTGATCGCTGACTTCGAGCAGATCGACGGTGTCGACCGAACGGACTCGACGTTCGTCATCTCGGCCATCGAAGAACGGGACGCCCTGCAGAGTTACAGTCTGGACACGCTGCTGGAAGAGCTTATCGACTAGATCAGGCCCGCTTCTGGATCTCCTCGCGCAGGAGTTCGCTGACGAGATCACCGTCTGCCTTCCCGCGGAGCGCGCCCATGCATTCGCCCATCAGTCCGGAGAAGGCGGCCATTCCCTCCTCGCTGACCTGCTCGGCGTTGCGTTCGACGACCTCGACAACTGCCTCCCGCACCTCATCTTCGGCCGCGCTGCCGAGGCCCTTCTCCTCCGCGAGTGCTGCGGCGTCGGCTTCCGGCTCCTCGGCGAGCGCGGTCAGTAGCTCGGGGACGCCCTCCCTGGCGAGGTCGCCTCCCTCGACAAGCCCGAAGACGTCGAGGAAGTGCTCGTCGTCGAGTGCCTCGACCGGCACGTCGTCGCGCCGGAGTTCAGTCACCGTACTTTCGAGGGTTCCAGCCGCGAGCGTCGGGTCGACACCGTCTGCGACGGCACGCTCGAACAGCGGCATTTTGCGGCCGTACGCGACCTGTTCGGCCAGCCCCTCGCCGAGGCCGAACTCGGACTGGTAGCGCTCGACTTTCTCGGTGAGGAGTTCGGGTTCCTCGACCTCCGTGACGTCCGGTTCGACCGGCGGGACATCCGTCTCGGGATACATTCGCGCTGCACCGGGCAAGGGCCGAAGGTACTTCGAGGTAGTGTCCTGATTCGCGTCGCGGGTTTCCTCCGGGACGCCCTCGATGGCTTTCTCGGCTCGCTCCGCGGCGGCCTCGATGGCGTTTCTGGCGACATCCTCGCTCGCGGCAACGATGGCGACGGCGTCGTCTTCCTCCGCTCCGACCGCCTCTCGTAGCGCAGTGACTTCCTCCTCGGTGACGCCGTAGGCCGGTAGCTCGTCGGTGTGGAAGATGCCACCCGCGCCGTGGCGTTTCGCGTGGTCCGAGAGTTCGGTCCCGAGTCGGCGGTCGGGCTGCAGCTCCGCACCGACGAGTCCGTCGAAGCCGTACAGGGGAACGGCGGTGACAGCCCCGCCATCGTCCAGCGCGCCGCGGATGACACCGCTGTCGGTGTCCGCAAAGACATCCGAGACGTCCTGTACGTCCCCGACCTCGGCATCGCGCGCTTCGAGTTCGTCGCGGATCTCCAGCAGACGGGCCTGTCGCTGTACCTCGTTGCGAACGATATCGTCGATATCGTCGAGACTTTGCACCCCTTTGAGTTCGACGCGCGCGCCCTCGGCGATCGAGATGTTGACATCCTGACGGATCGTCCCCAGACCCCGCTTGACTGCGCCCGTCGAGCGAAGCAGCATCCCGATGCGCTCGGCGGCGTCGCGGGCCTGCTCTGGCGTCGAGATATCGGGTTTCGTGCCGATCTCGACGAGCGGGATACCCAGCCGATCGAGACTGAATCTGACGCCTGTCTCGGTTTCCGTGACGCGCTGGGCGCTCTCCTCTTCGAGCATCAGATCCTCGATTCCGACCGGACCCTCGGTTGTCGAAATTTCGCCCTCGTCGGCGATCTTCGTCGTGCGCTGGAAGCCGGTCGTGTTCGAGCCGTCGACGACGATCTTCCGCATGACGTGAGCCTGATCGACCGGCGTCATATCCAGTAGCTGGGCGATTTCGAGCGCGACCGCGAGCGCCTCCTCGTCCAGTTCCCGCGGCGGCTCGTCGTCCTCCTCGACGAGACAGGTCGTGTCGTAGGCGAGATACTCGAACTCCCGTTCGACCTGACTTTCTTCGAGCGCGGCGTCGTCGATTTCGCCGAGCTCGGATTTCGTCGGATGGAGATAGCGGGTGAATCTGCGCGTCGACTCCTCGGGCTCGCGGAGCTCTGTCGGGCAGTTACAGAACAGCTTCGTCGCCGTATCGAGTTGCTGGTGGATCTCCAGCCCGGCGACGAGGCCGAGTTCCTCGTAATCGTACTCGGTCATTGTTGGCCACTCGGTCGGCGAGGGGTAAAAAACCGTTCAGTTCCGGCCGCAGCGACGGCCCCGGACAAGCTTCGAAATTTGAAGCGTTATGCTACACTATTTGAAGTAACCGAAAGGGCACCGAACAGCGTCGCACTGAGTGTTGGTTTCGTCGCTGTGAAGCTCTCCGAACTACTGACCCTGCTCGACGCCCGTCGCGTCCAGCCGATACAGGTCCTCCGTTAGTCCCTCCCCATCACAGTCGTCGTTCGGGCACTGATAATGCCAGCCGTCTCGCGTCGCGGCGGCCTCACTGAACTGGTCACCGCACTGCTGGCAGAGCAGCGTTTCCTCTACGCAGGTGTCGCGGTGCAGCTCCAGCCGGAGCTTCGTGGAAAACGTCTGATTACAGATACGACAGGTGTGCATACTACAACTTCGGATTGTGGCCTCAAAAGTACATACGATTGTTCTCGTCTGTGAAGACCGGTAACACGGTCGTAGTAGCCGGCGAGAACCGCCAGATGTCGGGTCGGTTACGGGGCAACACAAGCATTATCAAAACAATCAGAAACCAAATCGCGAGTACGGAAGCGACGGGTATAACGTATCAAACTTCTGTGCAGACGTCAGGGCTGGCGTCAGTCCTCGCCGAGGATTCCGGGCGAAGTCATCTTTGCGGGGTCGAGGACCTCGTCAACCTCGTCCTCGGAGAGATAGCCGTTCTCGATCACGACTTCGCGTACCGTCTTCCCTTCTTTGAGCGCCGTCTTCGCTGCAGTCGAGGCCTTATCGTAGCCGATATGCGGGTTGAGCGCGGTTGCAAGCGCCATCGACTGTTCGACCTGTCGTTCGCAGTGCTCGGCATTGGCCTCCAGCGGATCGACGAACCGTTCTGCGAACACCTCGCTGGCGTTGGACAGCATGTTCGCGGACTGCAGGAAGTTGTAAGCAAGGACGGGCTTGTAGAGGTTCAGGTCGATCTGTCCCTCGGCCGTACCGGTGGAGACGGCGGCGTCGTTGCCGACAACCTGTTTGTGAACTTGATTGACCGACTCGGCGACGACAGGGTTGATCTTGCCAGGCATGATCGAGGAGCCGGGCTGGTTCTCGGGCTGTTCGAGTTCGCCGAGTCCGTTCCGGGGGCCGGAGGCAAGCAGGCGCAGATCGTTGGCGATCTTGTTCAGCGATCCGGCGACGACCCGAAGCGCGCCGTGGGCTTCGCTCATCGCGTCGTGGGCCGCCTGCGCCTCGAAGTGGTTGTCGGCTTCGCGGAACGCCAGACCGGTCTCCTCACTGATGTACTCGGCCGCGCGCTCGGCGAACTCCTCGTGAGTGTTGAGGCCGGTTCCGACTGCCGTCCCGCCCAGTGCGAGTTCGCCGAGATGCTCGCGTGTCGACTCTGCGCGTACGATCCCCTTCTCGACCTGCGCACGATAGCCGCCGAACTCCTGACCGAGGCGGACTGGCGTTGCGTCCTGCAGGTGTGTGCGACCCGTCTTGACGATCCCATCGAATTCGGCTTCTTTCTCCGCGAGAGCGGATTCGAGAATTTCGAGGGCGGGCAGCAGGTCCTTTTCGACGGCTTCGAGCGCTGCCACGTGCATCGCGGTCGGGATCACGTCGTTGCTCGACTGGCCGAAGTTGACGTGGTCGTTCGGGTGGACCTCACGGGTTCCGATCTCGCCGCCCACGATCTCCGTTGCGCGGTTGGCGATCACCTCGTTGGCGTTCATGTTCGAGGACGTCCCGCTCCCTGTCTGGAAGACGTCGACGGGGAAC harbors:
- a CDS encoding quinone oxidoreductase family protein, with the protein product MTVTEQERPEPGPEQVRIEVEAAGINFADIMQRRGKYPGGPEPPYVPGMEAAGRIDATGERVNLDEGDRVVATVPGGAYAEYALADPQAIFPIPGEMSFDEAAGFPVQFLTAHGCLFGWGGLEAGERVLIQAAAGGVGTAAVQLASQAGAEVFGTASTAEKLDLASELGCDHPINYTETDFVEEIGSLTDGKGVDLVLDGVGGETFHESLDALTPFGRVVTYGAASGDTATVDTGRLLFENKTVIGYHLGRARSADPGRVLEAVPELTEGLTSGDLEVIVGESFPLDEASAAHEYIENRQSSGKVVLNPR
- a CDS encoding DMT family transporter; protein product: MRTIGSIPSGFRNLVLFSLLALSWGGSFVAIEIGLEYVPPLLFAALRYGVAGLIVLGYAAVVTDRSRPTGRSEWLAVVVAGVFVIALYHGLLYIGELYVSGAVAATVVSTAPILTVAFAGAILPNERLSAVSIAGFVLGLIGVGLVVQPSRTALGSDVTIGVALVFASAAAFALGSVLIRPIDAGLPIETLQAWSMLLGAGVLFGWAFASGESLGAIKVTTTAVLSYGYLTIISGVLAFLLYFELLDRSGAIQVNLVGYAEPVVAIGISWLLLGTVVDALTVLGLVTIASGFALIKRESIRSLLAATGILGRSTAADLTTARTDGGRTVEQDAD
- a CDS encoding fluoride efflux transporter FluC; translated protein: MEAAYLLGTGGAIGAVLRYAVSEALPADRFPWATLVVNVVGSFVLGLVAFGGAGEGAMLFVGVGACGSFTTFSSFSFAAVDLWEQGRRWTAALHVVGNLVCSLAALGLAAMLIQL
- the folP gene encoding dihydropteroate synthase gives rise to the protein MQNVDAAGLGIGDDHPPRIMGVLNVSEESPYDPSVYDDPGEAAAYVDEELIDEGADIVDVGLESANKRFEVLSAEEELKRLDTAIETIESVSGDAVFSIETRYASVAEAALDRGFDMVNDICGFADPKMPEICREYDVAVAKMASPADLDRPGAIADIDWETRRSPEWAAEADYVDRLYEALKQNGLTDKTIVDPAFGGWSEAKTIEDDQETFRRLREFRGFGQPLLVSINRKNFLGDVAGRDTDERLPVSLAATSLAVERGAHVIRTHDVRETVDAALIGHEFGRTTAQQSSDGVRVEQLDVRTSGDIGRHLDRIGATEADPATLTTRTIEVSGLGTEMINRVATATEQTGVRFVRGDSSSLLVGSDRALESLVETLSENTGSPPPIERKTSIDDVTGVLQAILE
- a CDS encoding fluoride efflux transporter FluC, with translation MSGTHPLVRVETLLLIAVGGFAGSNLRYFIELIVPSTLGATFLVNVLGSFALAVILYEASTIGALSDRSKFVFGTGFLSSFTTFSTFVFDVISVDPVVGLAYVLASYASGFAAVLLGRVFVTRAIVPRVEVA
- a CDS encoding RNA methyltransferase, with protein sequence MSEAPAVAVVDAQTPGNVGTIARAMKNFGFSELLLVDPPELDRDGEAYGYAGQAREDVLPNATEIAFDDLVSGYHTVGLTATTNQNATSHVRYPFSTPAELAEELETVNAPTCLVFGREDNGMTNEELARLDEICAIPASKEYPVLNLGQAATITLYEFRNLAISDTQLPDVERDRASEAEIERLYDQFEDLLAGIGHPEEKRAKSGRMFRRLIGRAHPTDREAVTLLGIVRRATESINRKTESVSQDRD
- the malA gene encoding alpha-amylase MalA, which translates into the protein MHHPGPPRFEAVGSEIDLAPRDPDPSATYRWSVVDAPAESNATVGSDPVETFVPDQPGTYTIGLDAPDGEHRLTVRAFPAEYSPPLLDPAGSGPRSGSGFQSGSGLRSGLQSGSGFASGSGTATGVEGVGDRPRIRLDGHVDGDYVVLTAEATPPVGSDLSVDDLDVEFFADNRDPARDIDITVEGHTARVPVEAIGEYSRFHAVAVSPGAYSVADAVAVDTTGNELTVERLNEPPAWGKDVTLYEIYVRTFSDGDEPTFQALSDRLGELADFGVDCIWLTPVLQNDDFDHGYNIVDFFSIADDLGSREEFESFIEDCHEHDIRVLFDLVMNHSAREHEFFKRAEIGDPEYRDWYEWEDPDNDKPGTYFDWPYIANFNFENLEVRRHLLDAVDEWAPLVDGFRCDMAWAVPTSFWQELRDRVKAEDSEFLLLDETIPYIADFHELCFDVHFDTTLYHNLRQVGNGAMDASSITDAIENRARTGFPDHAAFLLYMENHDESRYAEECGKTQAKAAAGALFTLPGIPLLYAGQEIGEETRREKVDWHEADEDLREHYHDLVTARDELAPLSYDAAYEEVESEASHEGVVAYAREQDGERVVVVLNFGPDTEAVSVDEPVGSENLLSGEDVDAADADVLVEDVVVVPAE
- a CDS encoding 6-hydroxymethylpterin diphosphokinase MptE-like protein; the protein is MELAEWEPVYEAILREFGFDRSADERARDVLAEFATPISFDRFAELSGATVAIAGGGPSMEHETATADRADFVVAASVAADFLLEAGIDIDLMVTDLDKNVETAIDLSHAGVPVAVHAHGDNIPALGEYLPEFEQGQVLATTQAAPTESVYNFGGFTDGDRAAFLADEFGADELQFPGWDLDDEDVDPVKRQKLAWAERLLYWLETRRDERFAVLDGRRGRIDTTDLPL